Part of the Helicobacter pylori NQ4053 genome, AAAAGAAATTATCGCTTGCTTTTGGCAGGCTTTCTCTGCTATTGATTACAAAAATGATATTTTTTTAAAACAAAAACTTCCCAAAAAAGACAAAAGAGCTATCTCCAAGGCTTTTTCTCGTGGCTTTAGAATTGTAAGCATACACATACCCCCCACCCATATCAAAAGACAAACTCCTATAAGTCCAAACCCTAAAGCTGCTCATCAAAGAATATTCTTGGTAATCCCCAAAAGCCACCATCGCGTCTAAACGCACCCTTTTAGTCTTAAGCCCTAAAAAAACATAGCCTGAAATGCTGGAGTTTGCAAAATAAATCGCTGGCACGCCGGGCGCGTTGATCCCACGGCCATAGAATTTAGTCCTGTCATTAAAAGTCCATAGATAGCCCTTATTGTTCCTTGCCGGAACGATATAAAAACCCGTTCCAAAATTAAAAATTTTGTATTTAAAAGTTTGATCGATCAAAAACAAGCCGGCATTTTTAGCGTTGGTAGCACTATCAGTGTTGCCGTATTGATACATGCCATGCACTAGAGTGCGCGAAGTGAAACCCTTAGCTAAAGAAGCGTCATACTCCAACTTACCCCCCACTTGCACTAAAACATTTTGGGTGGGCAAAGGCAAGCGGGTGTCCGTTAAAATAAAAGGAACCACTTTAAGATTTTCATGCCTGTATTCTGCGCCCAAAACAAACACTTCCCCCCCCACATACAAGCGTTTAGACACAGGATCATAAGACGCTAGAGCGTTTAGAGAAGTAGCGATCCGATTGCCTTGCTCTTTATTGATCTGATGCCCGTTATAAAGCATGCTATCCATAAAAATCCCAAAATAACGCATGGAATTTTGCTTAAAAGCCACAGAGATCCCTTGAATATTGCCCCCTATCCAATCAAAATCCACAAAATCGGTATTAAAACGCCCTAAAGCGATTTTAAAACGCTGGTTAGTGTATTGAAGATACGCATCAGAAACATCGCCAGCGCTCAAATAAGGTTTAACATTGTTAGGGTTACCAAAAAAATTCCCTAGACTGATGTAAAGGTTAGCCAAACGCTGTTTGTTATAAATATTCCAAGCTCCAATCGCTCCAATACCAAAAGACCACCCATTGCTATAAGAAAAATCCACCCCAAGATGCGCTAAAGCCCCCACATAGCTGTGAGGGTTTTTTTGCGCCCCTTGATTATACAATAGCCCCAGATAGCCAAAAGGTTTGACTGCGATTTCTAAAGCTTTCAAAGACAGACCATTTAAAAAAAAGATCCCTAACGCTAAATAATAATATCTTTTCTTATTTTTCTTATACTGCATTAAAAACTCATCGTGGATTTAAACTCAATATTTTAGTTAAAATTCCTTTTAATTGCGCTGAAACGGGTTTAAAATCTCAATTACCACTAAACATTATCAATAAACTTGATTGACTAACACTAAAGATTTATGATAGTATTCTAATAAAACTATTTTAAAGGTGATCCATGAGTAAGAGTTTATATCAAACTTTAAACGTGAGCGAAAACGCCAGCCAAGATGAAATCAAAAAATCCTACCGCCGTTTAGCCAGGCAATACCACCCGGATTTGAATAAAACCAAAGAAGCCGAAGAAAAATTCAAAGAAATCAACGCCGCTTATGAAATTTTGAGCGATGAAGAAAAACGCCGCCAATACGATCAGTTTGGCGACAACATGTTTGGGGGGCAGAATTTCAGCGATTTTGCCAGAAGCCGTGGTCCTAGTGAAGATTTAGACGATATTTTAAGCTCTATTTTTGGGAGAGGAGGCTTTTCGCAAAGATTTTCTCAAAATTCGCAAGGCTTTTCTGGCTTTAATTTTTCTAATTTTTCTAATTTCGCCCCTGAAAATTTAGACATGACCGCCACTTTAAATGTCTCTGTTTTAGACACCCTTTTAGGCAATAAAAAACAAGTGAGCATCAATAATGAGACTTTTAGCCTTAAAATCCCTATTGGCGTAGAAGAGGGCGAAAAGATTAGGGTTCGCAACAAGGGGAAAACGGGGCGAACGGGCAGGGGCGATTTGCTCTTACAGATCCATATTGAAGAAGATGAAATTTACAGGCGCGAGAAAGATGATATTATCCAAATCTTTGATTTACCCTTAAAAACGGCTCTTTTTGGAGGGAAAATTGAAATCGCTACTTGGCATAAAACCTTAACCCTAACCATTCCCCCCAACACCAAAGCGATGCAAAAATTCCGCATTAAAGAAAAAGGGATTAAAAACAGAAAAACTTCGCATGTGGGGGATTTGTATTTGCAAGCTCGTTTGATTTTGCCTAAAACTGAAACGCTTTCTAATGAGTTAAAAGCGTTATTAGAAAAAGAATTGTAAGGAGGAATCGTGTGCGATTATGATGAACCGCTTTATTTGATCAGCGTCGTGGCTAAAATCTTAGGCGTGCACCCTCAAACCTTGCGCCAATACGAAAAAGAGGGTTTGATAGAGCCTAGCAGGACTGATGGGAAAATGCGCTTGTATTCCCAACGAGACATGGACAAAATCAAAACGATTTTACGCCTTACAAGGGATATGGGGGTTAATCTTGCGGGCGTGGATATTATCTTGCGTTTAAAAGAAAAACTTGATGAATTAGACAATCTCAATAAAGAATTGCAAGACGCTCTGCAAAAACACTCTAAAAACACCAAAACCCCAACGAAAAATCTAAACA contains:
- a CDS encoding DnaJ family protein; the protein is MSKSLYQTLNVSENASQDEIKKSYRRLARQYHPDLNKTKEAEEKFKEINAAYEILSDEEKRRQYDQFGDNMFGGQNFSDFARSRGPSEDLDDILSSIFGRGGFSQRFSQNSQGFSGFNFSNFSNFAPENLDMTATLNVSVLDTLLGNKKQVSINNETFSLKIPIGVEEGEKIRVRNKGKTGRTGRGDLLLQIHIEEDEIYRREKDDIIQIFDLPLKTALFGGKIEIATWHKTLTLTIPPNTKAMQKFRIKEKGIKNRKTSHVGDLYLQARLILPKTETLSNELKALLEKEL
- a CDS encoding heat shock protein transcriptional repressor HspR, encoding MCDYDEPLYLISVVAKILGVHPQTLRQYEKEGLIEPSRTDGKMRLYSQRDMDKIKTILRLTRDMGVNLAGVDIILRLKEKLDELDNLNKELQDALQKHSKNTKTPTKNLNTPTNFYELILFKK